In Tenebrio molitor chromosome 8, icTenMoli1.1, whole genome shotgun sequence, a genomic segment contains:
- the LOC138137562 gene encoding venom carboxylesterase-6-like, translating into MLTKQFVILVFLSVCHCHDERPVVTTSLGKIRGYFKTSHDGRKFSAFEGVPFAKPPIGNRRFEEPESPEPWTGVWEANRPTECPQNSMMEPNVANGDEDCLHINVYVPRENLNPQEKLEVIVHVHGGAYMYCHGLSYSRPEVLMDRDVVFVTFNYRVGILGFLSTEDDVVPGNNGLKDQVMALRWVQNHIASFGGNPDSVTLTGLSAGGSSVHFHYFSEMSKGLFHRGLSQSGVALNSFSLQEASLKKAQRLAEALGCPSTPTRALVNCLKQRHHKQIVEKVPLFFGYLFLPFAPFAPVVEKGSKPFLREHPYSLLTKGKINDVPWISSNTAHEGLYPAMYFEKDLDNISTNWESLAPVLLDFNHTLAPSLWKDAAQKIRQFYLGKDQKNFDQNHDEFIKMFSDRIFTVDAETSVRMQARASSSPVYYYYFSYPGDNNDAKVVGHGADAKYFFGPVLVPGPLTPNELKMKDILVDMLVSYAKTSVPVIEGIKWEPTTYEKLTYLNLSSFKSEEIKVETVDELTPRDFWKSLKFTENENIVSAKDEL; encoded by the exons ATGTTAACAAAACAGTTTGTTATTTTAGTGTTTCTGTCTG TTTGTCATTGTCACGACGAGAGACCTGTGGTGACAACTTCTTTAGGAAAAATAAGAGGTTACTTTAAAACTTCTCACGACGGTCGCAAGTTCTCTGCGTTTGAAGGAGTGCCGTTTGCTAAACCACCCATAGGAAACAGACGCTTCGAA GAACCGGAATCACCTGAACCTTGGACCGGTGTTTGGGAGGCCAATAGACCAACAGAATGCCCTCAAAATAGTATGATGGAGCCAAATGTAGCTAATG GTGACGAAGATTGTTTACACATTAATGTGTACGTTCCTCGAGAAAACCTCAACCCTCAGGAGAAGTTGGAAGTTATAGTACATGTCCATGGGGGTGCTTACATGTACTGTCACGGTTTATCGTACTCTCGGCCTGAAGTCCTAATGGATCGGGATGTggtttttgtcactttcaacTACCGAGTGGGAATTCTTGGTTTCTTGAGTACCGAAGACGACGTCGTACCTGGAAACAATGGTCTGAAGGATCAAGTCATGGCCTTGAGATGGGTCCAAAACCATATTGCAAGTTTCGGTGGTAACCCAGATTCGGTCACTTTGACTGGACTGTCAGCCGGAGGTTCAAGCGTTCACTTCCACTACTTTTCCGAGATGTCCAAAGGCTTGTTCCATCGCGGATTGTCCCAAAGTGGTGTTGCACTGAATTCGTTCTCTTTGCAAGAAGCGAGCTTGAAGAAGGCCCAGCGTTTGGCCGAAGCTCTGGGATGTCCTTCAACTCCTACTCGAGCTCTAGTCAACTGTTTGAAACAAAGACACCACAAACAAATTGTGGAGAAAGTACCACTCTTTTTCGGTTATCTGTTCCTACCATTCGCGCCGTTTGCTCCAGTTGTAGAGAAAGGGTCAAAACCATTTTTACGAGAACATCCCTATTCTCTTTtaacaaaaggaaaaattaaCGACGTCCCGTGgatttcttcaaatacagctCACGAGGGTTTATATCCAGCTATGT attttgaaAAGGATTTGGACAATATCAGCACCAACTGGGAGTCTTTGGCGCCAGTCTTGCTCGACTTTAATCATACTTTAGCTCCTTCGTTGTGGAAGGATGCTGCACAAAAAATTAGACAGTTTTATTTGGGAAAAGATCAAAAGAATTTTGATCAGAACCATGAcgagtttataaaaatgttcagTGACAGAATTTTTACAGTTGATGCAGAAACGTCTGTCAGAATGCAAGCCAGAGCCTCGTCTTCGCCAGTTTATTACTACTATTTTAGTTATCCCGGAGATAACAACGATGCGAAAG TTGTCGGTCATGGGGCTGATGCCAAATATTTCTTCGGCCCTGTTTTGGTTCCAGGACCGCTGACTCCCAATGAACTAAAAATGAAAGACATTCTTGTAGATATGTTGGTTTCATACGCCAAAACAAG CGTTCCTGTAATAGAAGGGATAAAATGGGAACCTACCACTTATGAAAAGTTGACTTACCTTAACTTAAGTAGTTTTAAATCGGAGGAAATCAAGGTCGAAACAGTCGACGAATTGACTCCCAGAGATTTTTGGAAATCGCTGAAATTTACAGAGAATGAAAATATAGTTTCTGCTAAAGACGAACTATAA
- the LOC138137559 gene encoding carboxylic ester hydrolase-like, whose amino-acid sequence MLARQFIILVLMCVCHGHDERPVVTTSLGKIRGYLKTSHDGRKFSAFEGVPFAKPPIGSRRFEEPEPPEPWSGVLEANNPTECAQTGMMQPNVVQGDEDCLHINVYVPRENMNPQEKLDVVVHIHGGAYMYGNGTMYSRPEVLMDRDVIFVTFNYRLGILGFLGTEDDVVPGNNGLKDQVMALRWVQNHIASFGGNPGSVTLTGLSAGGSSVHFHYFSEMSKGLFHRGLSQSGVALNSFSLQEDALKKAQRLADAVGCPSTPTQALVDCLKQRHHTQILEKVPLFFGYSFLPFAPFAPVVEKGSKPFLSEHPYSLLTKGKINDVPWISSNTAHEGIFPTMLFENDLDNIATNWESLAPVLLDFNDTLAPSLWKDAAQKIREFYLGQDQNGFDQNKDKLLKMFSDRIFLVDAEISVRMQARASSSPVYYYYFSYPGDNNEAKLVSHGADAKYFFGSVFVPGPLTFDELKMKDIVVDMLVSYAKTSVPLIEGVKWDPTASDKLTYLDITSFKPAEMKVETVDELTPIGFWKSLRFAENENLVSVKDEL is encoded by the exons ATGTTAGCAAGacagtttattattttagttttaatgTGTG TTTGTCACGGTCACGACGAAAGACCTGTGGTGACAACTTCTTTGGGTAAAATAAGAGGATATTTGAAAACTTCTCATGACGGTCGAAAGTTCTCTGCGTTTGAAGGAGTACCATTCGCTAAACCACCCATAGGAAGCAGACGCTTTGAA GAACCGGAACCACCGGAACCTTGGTCCGGCGTTTTGGAGGCCAACAATCCCACAGAATGCGCACAAACTGGCATGATGCAGCCAAACGTAGTACAAG GTGACGAAGATTGTTTACACATTAATGTGTACGTTCCTCGAGAAAACATGAATCCCCAAGAGAAGTTAGATGTTGTGGTACACATCCATGGGGGCGCTTACATGTATGGCAATGGTACAATGTACTCTCGGCCTGAAGTCCTAATGGATCGGGATGTgatttttgtcactttcaacTATCGCTTGGGAATTCTTGGTTTCTTGGGTACCGAAGACGACGTCGTACCTGGAAACAATGGTCTGAAGGACCAAGTCATGGCCTTGAGATGGGTTCAAAACCATATTGCAAGTTTCGGTGGTAACCCCGGTTCGGTCACTTTGACTGGACTGTCGGCTGGAGGTTCAAGCGTCCACTTCCACTACTTCTCCGAGATGTCGAAAGGCTTGTTCCATCGCGGATTGTCCCAAAGTGGTGTGGCACTGAATTCCTTCTCTTTGCAAGAAGATGCATTGAAGAAAGCCCAACGCTTGGCCGACGCTGTTGGATGTCCTTCAACTCCTACTCAAGCTCTAGTCGACTGTTTGAAGCAAAGACATCACACACAGATCCTCGAGAAGGTACCACTCTTCTTCGGTTATTCGTTTTTGCCATTCGCACCGTTTGCTCCAGTCGTTGAAAAAGGGTCAAAACCGTTTTTGAGCGAACATCCATATTCCCTCTTGACCAAAGGAAAAATTAACGATGTGCCCTGgatttcttcaaatacagccCACGAGGGTATATTTCCAACTATGC TCTTTGAAAATGATTTGGACAATATCGCTACCAACTGGGAATCACTAGCACCAGTCTTGCTCGACTTCAATGATACTTTAGCTCCTTCTTTGTGGAAGGATGCTGCACAAAAAATTAGAGAGTTTTATTTGGGACAAGATCAAAACGGTTTTGATCAGAACAAAGACAAGTTGCTGAAAATGTTCAGCGAtagaatttttcttgttgatgCAGAAATTTCTGTCAGAATGCAAGCCAGAGCCTCGTCTTCACCTGTTTATTACTACTATTTTAGTTATCCTGGAGATAACAACGAAGCAAAGC TTGTCAGTCATGGTGCCGATGCCAAATATTTCTTCGGTTCTGTTTTCGTTCCCGGGCCTTTAACTTTCgacgaattaaaaatgaaagatATTGTTGTAGATATGTTGGTCTCATATGCTAAAACAAG cGTTCCTCTCATAGAAGGAGTAAAATGGGATCCCACTGCAAGTGACAAGTTGACGTACCTCGATATAACCAGTTTCAAACCTGCAGAAATGAAGGTCGAAACAGTCGACGAGTTGACTCCCATTGGTTTTTGGAAGTCGCTGAGATTTGCAGAGAATGAAAATTTAGTTTCTGTTAAGGACGAATTATAG